In one Littorina saxatilis isolate snail1 unplaced genomic scaffold, US_GU_Lsax_2.0 scaffold_513, whole genome shotgun sequence genomic region, the following are encoded:
- the LOC138955808 gene encoding uncharacterized protein, translating to MPSSANYNVYPCHTGSQAMPSSANYNVYPCHTGSQAMPSSANYHVYPCHKGSQAMPSSANYNVYPCHTGSQAMPSSANYHVYPCHTGSQAMPSSANYNVYPCHTGSQAMPSSANYHVYPCHKGSQAMPSSANYNVYPCHKGSQAMPSSANYHVYPCHKGSQAMPSSANYNVYPCHKGSQAMPSSANYNVYPCHKGSQAMPSSANYNVYPCHKGSQAMPSSANYNVYPCHKGSQAMPSSANYHVYPCHKGSQAMPSSANYNFYPCHKGSQAMPSSANYNVYPCHKGSQAMPSSANYNVYPCHKGSQAMPSSANYNVYPCHKGSQAMPSSANYNVYPCHKGSQAMPSSANYNVYPCHKGSQAMPSSANYHVYPCHKGSQAMPSSANYNFYPCHKGSQAMPSSANYHVYPCHKGSQAMPSSANYNVYPCHKGSQAMPSSANYNVYPCHTGSQAMPSSANYNVYPCHTGSQAMPSSANYNVYPCHTGSQAMPSSANYNVYPCHKGSQAMPSSANYNVYPCHKGSQAMPSSANYHVYPCHKGSQAMPSSANYNFYPCHKGSQAMPSSANYHVYPCHKGSQAMPSSANYNVYPCHKGSQAMPSSANYNVYPCHTGSQAMPSSANYNVYPCHTGSQAMPSSANYNVYPCHKGSQAMPSSANYNVYPCHKGSQAMPSSANYNVYPCHKGSQAMPSSANYNVYPCHKGSQAMPSSANYNVYPCHTGSQAMPSSANYNVYPCHKGSQAMPSSANYNVYPCHKGSQAMPSSANYNVYPCHKGSQAMPSSANYNVYPCHTGSQAMPSSANYNVYPCHTGSQAMPSSANYNVYPCHKGSQAMPSSANYNVYPCHTGSQAMPSSANYHVYPCHKGSQAMPSSANYNVYPCHKGSQAMPSSANYNVYPCHTGSQAMPSSANYNVYPCHKGSQAMPSSANYNVYPCHTGSQAMPSSANYNVYPCHTGSQAMPSSANYHVYPCHKGSQAMPSSANYHVYPCHTGSQAMPSSANYNVYPCHKGSQAMPSSANYNVYPCHKGSQAMPSSANYNVYPCHKGSQAMPSSANYNVYPCHKGSQAMPSSANYNVYPCHTGSQAMPSSANYHVYPCHKGSQAMPSSANYNFYPCHKGSQAMPSSANYNVYPCHKGSQAMPSSANYNVYPCHTGSQAMPSSANYNVYPCHKGSQAMPSSANYNVYPCHTGSQAMPSSANYHVYPCHTGSQAMPSSANYHVYPCHKGSQAMPSSANYHVYPCHKGSQAMPSSANYHVYPCHKGSQAMPSSANYHVYPCHKGSQAMPSSANYNVYPCHKGSQAMPSSANYNFYPCHTGSQAMPSSANYNVYPCHTGSQAMPSSANYNVYPCHTGSQAMPSSANYNVYPCHKGSQAMPSSANYNVYPCHTGSQAMPSSANYHVIFYMFT from the coding sequence ATGCCGTCTTCAGCAAACTACAATGTCTATCCCTGCCACACGGGCAGTCAAGCAATGCCTTCTTCAGCAAACTACAATGTCTATCCCTGCCACACGGGCAGTCAAGCAATGCCTTCTTCAGCAAACTACCATGTCTATCCCTGCCACAAGGGCAGTCAAGCAATGCCGTCTTCAGCAAACTACAATGTCTATCCCTGCCACACGGGCAGTCAAGCAATGCCGTCTTCAGCAAACTACCATGTCTATCCCTGCCACACGGGCAGTCAAGCAATGCCGTCTTCAGCAAACTACAATGTCTATCCCTGCCACACGGGCAGTCAAGCAATGCCTTCTTCAGCAAACTACCATGTCTATCCCTGCCACAAGGGCAGTCAAGCAATGCCTTCTTCAGCAAACTACAATGTCTATCCCTGCCACAAGGGCAGTCAAGCAATGCCGTCTTCAGCAAACTACCATGTCTATCCCTGCCACAAGGGCAGTCAAGCAATGCCGTCTTCAGCAAACTACAATGTCTATCCCTGCCACAAGGGCAGTCAAGCAATGCCGTCTTCAGCAAACTACAATGTCTATCCCTGCCACAAGGGCAGTCAAGCAATGCCGTCTTCAGCAAACTACAATGTCTATCCCTGCCACAAGGGCAGTCAAGCAATGCCTTCTTCAGCAAACTACAATGTCTATCCCTGCCACAAGGGCAGTCAAGCAATGCCTTCTTCAGCAAACTACCATGTCTATCCCTGCCACAAGGGCAGTCAAGCAATGCCGTCTTCAGCAAACTACAATTTCTATCCCTGCCACAAGGGCAGTCAAGCAATGCCTTCTTCAGCAAACTACAATGTCTATCCCTGCCACAAGGGCAGTCAAGCAATGCCGTCTTCAGCAAACTACAATGTCTATCCCTGCCACAAGGGCAGTCAAGCAATGCCGTCTTCAGCAAACTACAATGTCTATCCCTGCCACAAGGGCAGTCAAGCAATGCCGTCTTCAGCAAACTACAATGTCTATCCCTGCCACAAGGGCAGTCAAGCAATGCCTTCTTCAGCAAACTACAATGTCTATCCCTGCCACAAGGGCAGTCAAGCAATGCCTTCTTCAGCAAACTACCATGTCTATCCCTGCCACAAGGGCAGTCAAGCAATGCCGTCTTCAGCAAACTACAATTTCTATCCCTGCCACAAGGGCAGTCAAGCAATGCCGTCTTCAGCAAACTACCATGTCTATCCCTGCCACAAGGGCAGTCAAGCAATGCCTTCTTCAGCAAACTACAATGTCTATCCCTGCCACAAGGGCAGTCAAGCAATGCCGTCTTCAGCAAACTACAATGTCTATCCCTGCCACACGGGCAGTCAAGCAATGCCGTCTTCAGCAAACTACAATGTCTATCCCTGCCACACGGGCAGTCAAGCAATGCCGTCTTCAGCAAACTACAATGTCTATCCCTGCCACACGGGCAGTCAAGCAATGCCGTCTTCAGCAAACTACAATGTCTATCCCTGCCACAAGGGCAGTCAAGCAATGCCGTCTTCAGCAAACTACAATGTCTATCCCTGCCACAAGGGCAGTCAAGCAATGCCTTCTTCAGCAAACTACCATGTCTATCCCTGCCACAAGGGCAGTCAAGCAATGCCGTCTTCAGCAAACTACAATTTCTATCCCTGCCACAAGGGCAGTCAAGCAATGCCGTCTTCAGCAAACTACCATGTCTATCCCTGCCACAAGGGCAGTCAAGCAATGCCTTCTTCAGCAAACTACAATGTCTATCCCTGCCACAAGGGCAGTCAAGCAATGCCGTCTTCAGCAAACTACAATGTCTATCCCTGCCACACGGGCAGTCAAGCAATGCCGTCTTCAGCAAACTACAATGTCTATCCCTGCCACACGGGCAGTCAAGCAATGCCGTCTTCAGCAAACTACAATGTCTATCCCTGCCACAAGGGCAGTCAAGCAATGCCGTCTTCAGCAAACTACAATGTCTATCCCTGCCACAAGGGCAGTCAAGCAATGCCTTCTTCAGCAAACTACAATGTCTATCCCTGCCACAAGGGCAGTCAAGCAATGCCTTCTTCAGCAAACTACAATGTCTATCCCTGCCACAAGGGCAGTCAAGCAATGCCGTCTTCAGCAAACTACAATGTCTATCCCTGCCACACGGGCAGTCAAGCAATGCCGTCTTCAGCAAACTACAATGTCTATCCCTGCCACAAGGGCAGTCAAGCAATGCCGTCTTCAGCAAACTACAATGTCTATCCCTGCCACAAGGGCAGTCAAGCAATGCCTTCTTCAGCAAACTACAATGTCTATCCCTGCCACAAGGGCAGTCAAGCAATGCCTTCTTCAGCAAACTACAATGTCTATCCCTGCCACACGGGCAGTCAAGCAATGCCGTCTTCAGCAAACTACAATGTCTATCCCTGCCACACGGGCAGTCAAGCAATGCCGTCTTCAGCAAACTACAATGTCTATCCCTGCCACAAGGGCAGTCAAGCAATGCCGTCTTCAGCAAACTACAATGTCTATCCCTGCCACACGGGCAGTCAAGCAATGCCTTCTTCAGCAAACTACCATGTCTATCCCTGCCACAAGGGCAGTCAAGCAATGCCTTCTTCAGCAAACTACAATGTCTATCCCTGCCACAAGGGCAGTCAAGCAATGCCGTCTTCAGCAAACTACAATGTCTATCCCTGCCACACGGGCAGTCAAGCAATGCCGTCTTCAGCAAACTACAATGTCTATCCCTGCCACAAGGGCAGTCAAGCAATGCCGTCTTCAGCAAACTACAATGTCTATCCCTGCCACACGGGCAGTCAAGCAATGCCGTCTTCAGCAAACTACAATGTCTATCCCTGCCACACGGGCAGTCAAGCAATGCCTTCTTCAGCAAACTACCATGTCTATCCCTGCCACAAGGGCAGTCAAGCAATGCCGTCTTCAGCAAACTACCATGTCTATCCCTGCCACACGGGCAGTCAAGCAATGCCGTCTTCAGCAAACTACAATGTCTATCCCTGCCACAAGGGCAGTCAAGCAATGCCGTCTTCAGCAAACTACAATGTCTATCCCTGCCACAAGGGCAGTCAAGCAATGCCGTCTTCAGCAAACTACAATGTCTATCCCTGCCACAAGGGCAGTCAAGCAATGCCGTCTTCAGCAAACTACAATGTCTATCCCTGCCACAAGGGCAGTCAAGCAATGCCGTCTTCAGCAAACTACAATGTCTATCCCTGCCACACGGGCAGTCAAGCAATGCCTTCTTCAGCAAACTACCATGTCTATCCCTGCCACAAGGGCAGTCAAGCAATGCCGTCTTCAGCAAACTACAATTTCTATCCCTGCCACAAGGGCAGTCAAGCAATGCCTTCTTCAGCAAACTACAATGTCTATCCCTGCCACAAGGGCAGTCAAGCAATGCCGTCTTCAGCAAACTACAATGTCTATCCCTGCCACACGGGCAGTCAAGCAATGCCGTCTTCAGCAAACTACAATGTCTATCCCTGCCACAAGGGCAGTCAAGCAATGCCGTCTTCAGCAAACTACAATGTCTATCCCTGCCACACGGGCAGTCAAGCAATGCCGTCTTCAGCAAACTACCATGTCTATCCCTGCCACACGGGCAGTCAAGCAATGCCGTCTTCAGCAAACTACCATGTCTATCCCTGCCACAAGGGCAGTCAAGCAATGCCGTCTTCAGCAAACTACCATGTCTATCCCTGCCACAAGGGCAGTCAAGCAATGCCGTCTTCAGCAAACTACCATGTCTATCCCTGCCACAAGGGCAGTCAAGCAATGCCGTCTTCAGCAAACTACCATGTCTATCCCTGCCACAAGGGCAGTCAAGCAATGCCGTCTTCAGCAAACTACAATGTCTATCCCTGCCACAAGGGCAGTCAAGCAATGCCGTCTTCAGCAAACTACAATTTCTATCCCTGCCACACGGGCAGTCAAGCAATGCCGTCTTCAGCAAACTACAATGTCTATCCCTGCCACACGGGCAGTCAAGCAATGCCGTCTTCAGCAAACTACAATGTCTATCCCTGCCACACGGGCAGTCAAGCAATGCCGTCTTCAGCAAACTACAATGTCTATCCCTGCCACAAGGGCAGTCAAGCAATGCCGTCTTCAGCAAACTACAATGTCTATCCCTGCCACACGGGCAGTCAAGCAATGCCTTCTTCAGCAAACTACCATGTAATATTCTACATGTTTACTTGA